In one Uloborus diversus isolate 005 unplaced genomic scaffold, Udiv.v.3.1 scaffold_12, whole genome shotgun sequence genomic region, the following are encoded:
- the LOC129232383 gene encoding uncharacterized protein LOC129232383 isoform X1, whose protein sequence is MNSRDIGNENEDEFPKMSNSSPEMGNGTRTMFYQHYPRHRGHVREFVGGYESESNFSYQATSSQRRAGQGRRRNWNRRGRGASRNNAYRGNHHYNLRENDGLYAPYQQECDNESSASSKSFHSASSGETSGSDLCSKPGNVRAHLENVNVFPNSEDNSFRCDEKNVPCIPPAMQNEMSFGAMASDSKSRLYDVQHAKNYYENTLKNLNLSDVIMDYRKQIDEIASKHIQQHLKGIDKMANSMKTQKRYVDVLRGHLNNLKTQQEQFEQYVTVTKVQFSSIYGSKSEIPDVIKIANTIRHDFLTECKLFKRILPGYALKSEVLNLVGGNQVSIICADNSYFLNIIIPLIIKNKFTDSIISCETNKLLTNVLRRNYSSVSNTGIDDPMSKQVNIFFLTEEELLNDLSNDNIELGNSFIAIFNMSLKRSIIADILMAKMLDLLISNKHAKLVLLLSEYDDALKYQEYFSDLEVSTFAAPKLILPVKTVWKSISLSPNDNYKTYVVNTVMSIHTLNEPGDVIVFLPSLADCRTVSIDLNKRIVDLEHNNIECILLHENSPEKECLDMSFKKSVPKRSIFLATSCAEMLVITSVRFVVDSGLRKDYFFDHHKNLDILSTTFISHAACLLRRDMAGIFAPGVCYRIYSKDNYLEEMYHMEYPEILSVNPFNTIIKVFQYNPDTATSVDFIEPIPEEIKKSTMDALKKYNAIKNGLLTTLGKQIVKLPFPPKYSKFILLGIEWGYAYEAIVLVAFFSVKGRVFRYSDNEDVQREIDAAKLQFFQEESDTLSYLYIFKKWMENGRSLPWCEDHFINADAMNNVFAKVDEICKITETNLNESIMEEFSPGNCTSSIKEMLFECFKDNLCVYTGHYKSGYRVLSSRSIAFLHPSSMICQKENLPKYILYDHMVATSREFLVDVTSVDQSNILTAVENGLIDFDYSDMFEKDLVQKIIEPVGERVIKQILLGKKGQRLKEIEKDIKSEIGSELVIVEPSAEKGSVSVYALPSLVDAVVDKVNKILSTSFNEFSNIQYTNTLMLKKGERKLPVEISWTKGAMTTDLKFGSPNSSGGVIHNNLSADASESEYSSAIQHCINLTWTRRACNGRGFVTFSNHNDFMIVRKLAMTNLHILDCDAFVQVSRNTLNQLYISELPPETKVSDVEMALKENLLLKKLPNIVPENIELKFVPSFETTDDKLDEIKALIEGDCEEFTSLVDFDVVVPSPKPSATVMKAYINVNDDTALEVAAESLCNTMLDGFKVSAIPVYRSVIKCTADVCKALKIRFQEVLPKLEDELRLKYDLSELFTFSIKLIGEDTATIKLLSNHSEIIKVLQRTVNDLLEGDVLNRNNIRDIHKLFCHGGHLWLRTLEKIDNILILEDYKSKLIRLYGLQINCNYAKKRIIQFLEDTEKESVKTIVIEKNDRKLLKDIIRNYGANLEKFIELCGLRSAILDIKSCHIKLHGSRDSIEKAEDVIRDLSKSIDPNRANDLLCSSEMCPVCDCPALNLTSRLEHCGHLYCSECIQGLIEQANFPLQCCAEECFKEIFLDDVIKILGEDTDKLKALLDKSMKHYLETHHAEIIYCPAPDCTMFFFKEEVYNKKWNCSLCQNDICIDCNVVYHQGYTCDMFQGSKSDPDYSFKAWKKTTNLCKECPKCKSAIEKNEGCDHMTCILCQAHFCWVCTKEFPTKEEVYNHIPFCAQHPRW, encoded by the exons ATGAATTCAAGAGACATAGGTAATGAAAATGAAGATGAATTTCCTAAGATGTCAAACTCCTCGCCGGAAATGGGAAATGGTACACGGACAATGTTTTACCAACATTACCCTAGGCATCGCGGTCATGTGAGGGAATTCGTTGGTGGTTATGAGTCAGAAAGTAACTTCAGCTACCAGGCTACAAGTAGTCAAAGACGTGCAGGACAGGGTCGTAGGAGAAATTGGAACAGGAGGGGCCGGGGAGCCAGCAGGAATAATGCTTATAGAGGCAATCATCATTATAATTTAAGAGAAAATGACGGACTTTACGCTCCTTATCAGCAAGAATGTGATAATGAAAGCAGTGCTTCATCTAAAAGTTTTCACTCCGCTAGCTCTGGAGAGACATCGGGCTCTGATCTCTGTTCAAAGCCGGGAAATGTTCGAGCACATTTAGAAAATGTCAACGTCTTCCCCAACTCGGAAGATAATAGTTTTAGGTGTGATGAAAAAAACGTTCCGTGCATTCCTCCTGCTATGCAAAATGAAATGTCATTTGGTGCAATGGCGAGTGATTCGAAGTCGAGGTTATATGACGTGCAACATGCAAAAAACTATTatgaaaatactttgaaaaatctAAATCTGTCAGACGTGATAATGGACTACAGAAAACAAATCGATGAGATTGCATCAAAGCATATACAACAGCATTTGAAAGGAATTGATAAAATGGCCAATTCGATGAAGACGCAAAAACGCTACGTGGATGTCCTCAGGGGCCATTTGAACAACTTGAAAACGCAACAGGAGCAGTTTGAGCAGTATGTTACCGTAACGAAAGTGCAGTTTTCCTCCATCTATGGGAGCAAAAGTGAGATTCCAGATGTAATCAAGATTGCTAACACTATTCGACATGATTTCCTGACGGAATGTAAGTTGTTCAAACGAATTCTTCCTGGTTATGCTCTGAAATCGGAAGTATTAAATCTTGTAGGAGGAAATCAAGTATCTATTATTTGTGCTGATAATTCTTACTTCTTGAACATTATCATACCTTTAATCATAAAAAACAAGTTTACTGACAGTATTATTTCTTGTGAAACTAACAAACTCTTGACTAATGTTTTAAGAAGGAATTATTCCAGCGTGTCTAATACAGGAATTGACGACCCAATGTCTAAACAGGTCAATATATTTTTCCTTACTGAAGAAGAGTTACTGAATGATTTGTCGAATGATAATATCGAGCTTGGTAACAGCTTTATTGCTATATTCAACATGAGCCTGAAGAGATCCATTATTGCGGACATTTTAATGGCCAAAATGCTTGATTTGCTGATAAGTAACAAACATGCTAAGCTCGTCTTACTCTTATCGGAGTATGATGATGCTTTGAAATATCAAGAATATTTTTCAGACCTGGAAGTTTCAACATTTGCTGCTCCTAAACTGATACTTCCTGTGAAAACTGTTTGGAAATCTATTTCATTATCTCCTAACGATAATTACAAGACGTATGTTGTTAATACGGTCATGTCCATTCATACATTGAATGAACCAGGTGATGTGATCGTTTTCCTCCCATCGTTGGCCGACTGTAGAACTGTATCCATTGACTTGAACAAAAGAATTGTTGATCTGGAGCATAATAATATTGAATGCATTCTCCTGCATGAAAACAGCCCAGAGAAGGAGTGTTTGGACATGTCGTTCAAAAAGTCGGTCCCCAAGCGAAGTATCTTCCTCGCAACGAGTTGTGCAGAAATGCTCGTGATTACATCGGTGCGATTCGTTGTTGATAGTGGTTTAAGAAAAGACTACTTCTTTGATCACCATAAAAATCTCGACATTCTCAGTACAACTTTTATTTCTCATGCCGCTTGCCTGCTGAGGAGAGATATGGCAGGAATCTTCGCTCCCGGCGTTTGCTATCGAATATACAGCAAAGATAATTACCTAGAAGAGATGTATCATATGGAATACCCAGAAATTCTGTCGGTTAATCCCTTCAATACCATTATAAAAGTGTTTCAGTACAATCCAGATACGGCCACATCCGTGGATTTCATCGAGCCCATCCCGGAAGAGATCAAGAAATCCACCATGGAcgctttgaaaaaatataatgccaTTAAAAATGGCTTACTGACAACACTGGGGAAGCAGATCGTCAAGCTGCCGTTTCCGCCGAAATATTCGAAATTTATCTTGCTTGGTATCGAATGGGGTTATGCATACGAAGCTATTGTCCTGGTTGCATTTTTCTCCGTGAAGGGCAGAGTCTTTAGGTATTCTGACAATGAGGATGTTCAGCGAGAGATTGATGctgcaaaattgcagttttttcaaGAGGAAAGTGACACCTTGTCTTATTTGTACATCTTTAAGAAGTGGATGGAAAATGGCCGTAGCTTGCCTTGGTGTGAAGACCACTTCATCAACGCCGATGCCATGAATAACGTCTTTGCGAAAGTGGATGAGATTTGTAAGATAACAGAAACCAATTTGAATGAAAGTATTATGGAGGAATTTTCCCCCGGGAATTGTACATCCAGcataaaagaaatgctttttgaATGTTTCAAGGACAATTTATGCGTGTACACAGGACATTACAAAAGTGGTTATCGTGTGTTGTCGTCACGCAGCATAGCATTTCTACACCCTTCATCGATGATATGCCAGAAAGAGAACTTGCCCAAGTACATTTTGTATGATCACATGGTTGCCACGAGTCGGGAATTTTTAGTTGATGTTACGAGTGTCGATCAAAGCAACATTCTGACTGCGGTTGAAAATGGTTTGATAGATTTTGATTACAGTGACATGTTTGAAAAGGATTTAGTCCAAAAAATCATAGAACCGGTCGGCGAAAGAGTCATCAAACAGATATTGCTCGGTAAAAAAGGTCAGAGGTTGAAGGAAATAGAGAAAGATATAAAATCCGAAATCGGTTCCGAACTGGTCATCGTCGAACCATCTGCTGAGAAAGGGAGTGTTTCAGTGTATGCTTTGCCTAGTCTTGTTGATGCTGTGGTCGATAAAGTTAATAAAATTCTGAGCActagttttaatgaattttcaaatattcagtACACAAATACTCTCATGTTAAAGAAAGGTGAAAGAAAATTGCCCGTTGAAATATCTTGGACAAAAGGGGCCATGACTACAGACCTAAAATTTGGATCACCTAACTCTTCTGGTGGTGTCATTCATAACAATTTGAGTGCGGATGCGTCAGAAAGCGAGTACAGTTCTGCTATTCAGCATTGCATAAATTTGACTTGGACCAGGCGAGCTTGCAATGGGAGGGGTTTTGTTACTTTCTCCAACCACAACGACTTCATGATTGTTAGGAAACTTGCAATGACAAATCTTCACATTTTGGACTGCGATGCTTTTGTTCAAGTCAGTAGAAACACCCTCAATCAACTGTATATTTCTGAACTTCCCCCGGAAACTAAAGTTTCAGACGTGGAAATGGCTCttaaagaaaatttgctcttgaaGAAATTGCCCAACATCGTTCCAGAAAACATCGAGTTGAAATTTGTGCCCTCGTTTGAAACAACAGATGACAAACTGGACGAAATTAAAGCATTAATTGAGGGAGACTGCGAAGAATTCACGAGTCTCGTAGATTTTGATGTCGTCGTCCCATCGCCGAAACCATCGGCAACGGTGATGAAAGCATACATTAATGTCAACGATGATACTGCACTGGAAGTAGCTGCTGAAAGTCTTTGCAATACTATGCTGGATGGCTTCAAAGTTTCGGCAATACCGGTTTATCGCTCGGTGATCAAATGCACTGCGGATGTTTGTAAAGCATTGAAAATTCGCTTCCAGGAGGTACTTCCTAAACTTGAAGATGAACTGAGACTCAAATATGACCTTTCTGAGCTTTTCACTTTTAGCATCAAGCTCATTGGAGAAGACACGGCTACCATCAAACTGTTATCGAATCATAGCGAGATCATCAAAGTTCTGCAAAGAACAGTTAATGATCTTTTAGAAGGTGATGTACTGAATAGAAACAACATAAGAgatattcataaattattttgccACGGTGGCCACCTGTGGTTGAGGACGCTCGAAAAAATCGACAACATCTTGATCCTCGAAGATTACAAGTCTAAACTAATCAGGCTATACGGATTGCAAATTAATTGTAACTATGCCAAGAAGAGGATCATTCAATTTTTGGAAGATACCGAAAAGGAATCTGTGAAAAccattgtgattgaaaaaaatgacAGGAAACTGCTAAAAGACATCATTCGGAATTACGGTGCAAATCTCGAAAAGTTTATAGAATTGTGTGGTTTGCGATCTGCCATTTTGGATATTAAATCTTGCCATATTAAATTGCATGGTAGCAGGGACAGTATAGAAAAG GCTGAAGATGTCATCCGTGACTTATCGAAAAGCATCGACCCCAATAGAGCCAATGACTTGCTGTGCTCTAGTGAAATGTGCCCCGTGTGTGATTGCCCCGCCCTCAATTTGACCTCTCGCTTGGAGCACTGTGGTCACTTGTATTGCTCTGAATGTATACAAGGGTTGATTGAGCAAGCAAATTTCCCTCTCCAGTGTTGTGCCGAA GaatgttttaaagaaatcttTCTTGATGATGTGATTAAGATCCTCGGGGAGGACACGGATAAATTGAAGGCACTTCTGGATAAATCTATGAAACATTACTTGGAAACTCACCACGCAGAAATCATTTATTGCCCTGCTCCCGACTGTACAATGTTTTTCTTCAAGGAGGAAGTTTATAACAAAAAATGGAACTGCTCGCTCTGCCAGAATGATATATGTATCGA CTGTAATGTTGTATACCACCAAGGATATACGTGTGATATGTTTCAAGGCTCAAAAAGTGATCCTGATTATTCATTTAAG
- the LOC129232383 gene encoding uncharacterized protein LOC129232383 isoform X2, protein MNSRDIGNENEDEFPKMSNSSPEMGNGTRTMFYQHYPRHRGHVREFVGGYESESNFSYQATSSQRRAGQGRRRNWNRRGRGASRNNAYRGNHHYNLRENDGLYAPYQQECDNESSASSKSFHSASSGETSGSDLCSKPGNVRAHLENVNVFPNSEDNSFRCDEKNVPCIPPAMQNEMSFGAMASDSKSRLYDVQHAKNYYENTLKNLNLSDVIMDYRKQIDEIASKHIQQHLKGIDKMANSMKTQKRYVDVLRGHLNNLKTQQEQFEQYVTVTKVQFSSIYGSKSEIPDVIKIANTIRHDFLTECKLFKRILPGYALKSEVLNLVGGNQVSIICADNSYFLNIIIPLIIKNKFTDSIISCETNKLLTNVLRRNYSSVSNTGIDDPMSKQVNIFFLTEEELLNDLSNDNIELGNSFIAIFNMSLKRSIIADILMAKMLDLLISNKHAKLVLLLSEYDDALKYQEYFSDLEVSTFAAPKLILPVKTVWKSISLSPNDNYKTYVVNTVMSIHTLNEPGDVIVFLPSLADCRTVSIDLNKRIVDLEHNNIECILLHENSPEKECLDMSFKKSVPKRSIFLATSCAEMLVITSVRFVVDSGLRKDYFFDHHKNLDILSTTFISHAACLLRRDMAGIFAPGVCYRIYSKDNYLEEMYHMEYPEILSVNPFNTIIKVFQYNPDTATSVDFIEPIPEEIKKSTMDALKKYNAIKNGLLTTLGKQIVKLPFPPKYSKFILLGIEWGYAYEAIVLVAFFSVKGRVFRYSDNEDVQREIDAAKLQFFQEESDTLSYLYIFKKWMENGRSLPWCEDHFINADAMNNVFAKVDEICKITETNLNESIMEEFSPGNCTSSIKEMLFECFKDNLCVYTGHYKSGYRVLSSRSIAFLHPSSMICQKENLPKYILYDHMVATSREFLVDVTSVDQSNILTAVENGLIDFDYSDMFEKDLVQKIIEPVGERVIKQILLGKKGQRLKEIEKDIKSEIGSELVIVEPSAEKGSVSVYALPSLVDAVVDKVNKILSTSFNEFSNIQYTNTLMLKKGERKLPVEISWTKGAMTTDLKFGSPNSSGGVIHNNLSADASESEYSSAIQHCINLTWTRRACNGRGFVTFSNHNDFMIVRKLAMTNLHILDCDAFVQVSRNTLNQLYISELPPETKVSDVEMALKENLLLKKLPNIVPENIELKFVPSFETTDDKLDEIKALIEGDCEEFTSLVDFDVVVPSPKPSATVMKAYINVNDDTALEVAAESLCNTMLDGFKVSAIPVYRSVIKCTADVCKALKIRFQEVLPKLEDELRLKYDLSELFTFSIKLIGEDTATIKLLSNHSEIIKVLQRTVNDLLEGDVLNRNNIRDIHKLFCHGGHLWLRTLEKIDNILILEDYKSKLIRLYGLQINCNYAKKRIIQFLEDTEKESVKTIVIEKNDRKLLKDIIRNYGANLEKFIELCGLRSAILDIKSCHIKLHGSRDSIEKAEDVIRDLSKSIDPNRANDLLCSSEMCPVCDCPALNLTSRLEHCGHLYCSECIQGLIEQANFPLQCCAEECFKEIFLDDVIKILGEDTDKLKALLDKSMKHYLETHHAEIIYCPAPDCTMFFFKEEVYNKKWNCSLCQNDICIDCNVVYHQGYTCDMFQGSKSDPDYSFKGKRACVFEKNYHHQFEHLYKRMKKDQ, encoded by the exons ATGAATTCAAGAGACATAGGTAATGAAAATGAAGATGAATTTCCTAAGATGTCAAACTCCTCGCCGGAAATGGGAAATGGTACACGGACAATGTTTTACCAACATTACCCTAGGCATCGCGGTCATGTGAGGGAATTCGTTGGTGGTTATGAGTCAGAAAGTAACTTCAGCTACCAGGCTACAAGTAGTCAAAGACGTGCAGGACAGGGTCGTAGGAGAAATTGGAACAGGAGGGGCCGGGGAGCCAGCAGGAATAATGCTTATAGAGGCAATCATCATTATAATTTAAGAGAAAATGACGGACTTTACGCTCCTTATCAGCAAGAATGTGATAATGAAAGCAGTGCTTCATCTAAAAGTTTTCACTCCGCTAGCTCTGGAGAGACATCGGGCTCTGATCTCTGTTCAAAGCCGGGAAATGTTCGAGCACATTTAGAAAATGTCAACGTCTTCCCCAACTCGGAAGATAATAGTTTTAGGTGTGATGAAAAAAACGTTCCGTGCATTCCTCCTGCTATGCAAAATGAAATGTCATTTGGTGCAATGGCGAGTGATTCGAAGTCGAGGTTATATGACGTGCAACATGCAAAAAACTATTatgaaaatactttgaaaaatctAAATCTGTCAGACGTGATAATGGACTACAGAAAACAAATCGATGAGATTGCATCAAAGCATATACAACAGCATTTGAAAGGAATTGATAAAATGGCCAATTCGATGAAGACGCAAAAACGCTACGTGGATGTCCTCAGGGGCCATTTGAACAACTTGAAAACGCAACAGGAGCAGTTTGAGCAGTATGTTACCGTAACGAAAGTGCAGTTTTCCTCCATCTATGGGAGCAAAAGTGAGATTCCAGATGTAATCAAGATTGCTAACACTATTCGACATGATTTCCTGACGGAATGTAAGTTGTTCAAACGAATTCTTCCTGGTTATGCTCTGAAATCGGAAGTATTAAATCTTGTAGGAGGAAATCAAGTATCTATTATTTGTGCTGATAATTCTTACTTCTTGAACATTATCATACCTTTAATCATAAAAAACAAGTTTACTGACAGTATTATTTCTTGTGAAACTAACAAACTCTTGACTAATGTTTTAAGAAGGAATTATTCCAGCGTGTCTAATACAGGAATTGACGACCCAATGTCTAAACAGGTCAATATATTTTTCCTTACTGAAGAAGAGTTACTGAATGATTTGTCGAATGATAATATCGAGCTTGGTAACAGCTTTATTGCTATATTCAACATGAGCCTGAAGAGATCCATTATTGCGGACATTTTAATGGCCAAAATGCTTGATTTGCTGATAAGTAACAAACATGCTAAGCTCGTCTTACTCTTATCGGAGTATGATGATGCTTTGAAATATCAAGAATATTTTTCAGACCTGGAAGTTTCAACATTTGCTGCTCCTAAACTGATACTTCCTGTGAAAACTGTTTGGAAATCTATTTCATTATCTCCTAACGATAATTACAAGACGTATGTTGTTAATACGGTCATGTCCATTCATACATTGAATGAACCAGGTGATGTGATCGTTTTCCTCCCATCGTTGGCCGACTGTAGAACTGTATCCATTGACTTGAACAAAAGAATTGTTGATCTGGAGCATAATAATATTGAATGCATTCTCCTGCATGAAAACAGCCCAGAGAAGGAGTGTTTGGACATGTCGTTCAAAAAGTCGGTCCCCAAGCGAAGTATCTTCCTCGCAACGAGTTGTGCAGAAATGCTCGTGATTACATCGGTGCGATTCGTTGTTGATAGTGGTTTAAGAAAAGACTACTTCTTTGATCACCATAAAAATCTCGACATTCTCAGTACAACTTTTATTTCTCATGCCGCTTGCCTGCTGAGGAGAGATATGGCAGGAATCTTCGCTCCCGGCGTTTGCTATCGAATATACAGCAAAGATAATTACCTAGAAGAGATGTATCATATGGAATACCCAGAAATTCTGTCGGTTAATCCCTTCAATACCATTATAAAAGTGTTTCAGTACAATCCAGATACGGCCACATCCGTGGATTTCATCGAGCCCATCCCGGAAGAGATCAAGAAATCCACCATGGAcgctttgaaaaaatataatgccaTTAAAAATGGCTTACTGACAACACTGGGGAAGCAGATCGTCAAGCTGCCGTTTCCGCCGAAATATTCGAAATTTATCTTGCTTGGTATCGAATGGGGTTATGCATACGAAGCTATTGTCCTGGTTGCATTTTTCTCCGTGAAGGGCAGAGTCTTTAGGTATTCTGACAATGAGGATGTTCAGCGAGAGATTGATGctgcaaaattgcagttttttcaaGAGGAAAGTGACACCTTGTCTTATTTGTACATCTTTAAGAAGTGGATGGAAAATGGCCGTAGCTTGCCTTGGTGTGAAGACCACTTCATCAACGCCGATGCCATGAATAACGTCTTTGCGAAAGTGGATGAGATTTGTAAGATAACAGAAACCAATTTGAATGAAAGTATTATGGAGGAATTTTCCCCCGGGAATTGTACATCCAGcataaaagaaatgctttttgaATGTTTCAAGGACAATTTATGCGTGTACACAGGACATTACAAAAGTGGTTATCGTGTGTTGTCGTCACGCAGCATAGCATTTCTACACCCTTCATCGATGATATGCCAGAAAGAGAACTTGCCCAAGTACATTTTGTATGATCACATGGTTGCCACGAGTCGGGAATTTTTAGTTGATGTTACGAGTGTCGATCAAAGCAACATTCTGACTGCGGTTGAAAATGGTTTGATAGATTTTGATTACAGTGACATGTTTGAAAAGGATTTAGTCCAAAAAATCATAGAACCGGTCGGCGAAAGAGTCATCAAACAGATATTGCTCGGTAAAAAAGGTCAGAGGTTGAAGGAAATAGAGAAAGATATAAAATCCGAAATCGGTTCCGAACTGGTCATCGTCGAACCATCTGCTGAGAAAGGGAGTGTTTCAGTGTATGCTTTGCCTAGTCTTGTTGATGCTGTGGTCGATAAAGTTAATAAAATTCTGAGCActagttttaatgaattttcaaatattcagtACACAAATACTCTCATGTTAAAGAAAGGTGAAAGAAAATTGCCCGTTGAAATATCTTGGACAAAAGGGGCCATGACTACAGACCTAAAATTTGGATCACCTAACTCTTCTGGTGGTGTCATTCATAACAATTTGAGTGCGGATGCGTCAGAAAGCGAGTACAGTTCTGCTATTCAGCATTGCATAAATTTGACTTGGACCAGGCGAGCTTGCAATGGGAGGGGTTTTGTTACTTTCTCCAACCACAACGACTTCATGATTGTTAGGAAACTTGCAATGACAAATCTTCACATTTTGGACTGCGATGCTTTTGTTCAAGTCAGTAGAAACACCCTCAATCAACTGTATATTTCTGAACTTCCCCCGGAAACTAAAGTTTCAGACGTGGAAATGGCTCttaaagaaaatttgctcttgaaGAAATTGCCCAACATCGTTCCAGAAAACATCGAGTTGAAATTTGTGCCCTCGTTTGAAACAACAGATGACAAACTGGACGAAATTAAAGCATTAATTGAGGGAGACTGCGAAGAATTCACGAGTCTCGTAGATTTTGATGTCGTCGTCCCATCGCCGAAACCATCGGCAACGGTGATGAAAGCATACATTAATGTCAACGATGATACTGCACTGGAAGTAGCTGCTGAAAGTCTTTGCAATACTATGCTGGATGGCTTCAAAGTTTCGGCAATACCGGTTTATCGCTCGGTGATCAAATGCACTGCGGATGTTTGTAAAGCATTGAAAATTCGCTTCCAGGAGGTACTTCCTAAACTTGAAGATGAACTGAGACTCAAATATGACCTTTCTGAGCTTTTCACTTTTAGCATCAAGCTCATTGGAGAAGACACGGCTACCATCAAACTGTTATCGAATCATAGCGAGATCATCAAAGTTCTGCAAAGAACAGTTAATGATCTTTTAGAAGGTGATGTACTGAATAGAAACAACATAAGAgatattcataaattattttgccACGGTGGCCACCTGTGGTTGAGGACGCTCGAAAAAATCGACAACATCTTGATCCTCGAAGATTACAAGTCTAAACTAATCAGGCTATACGGATTGCAAATTAATTGTAACTATGCCAAGAAGAGGATCATTCAATTTTTGGAAGATACCGAAAAGGAATCTGTGAAAAccattgtgattgaaaaaaatgacAGGAAACTGCTAAAAGACATCATTCGGAATTACGGTGCAAATCTCGAAAAGTTTATAGAATTGTGTGGTTTGCGATCTGCCATTTTGGATATTAAATCTTGCCATATTAAATTGCATGGTAGCAGGGACAGTATAGAAAAG GCTGAAGATGTCATCCGTGACTTATCGAAAAGCATCGACCCCAATAGAGCCAATGACTTGCTGTGCTCTAGTGAAATGTGCCCCGTGTGTGATTGCCCCGCCCTCAATTTGACCTCTCGCTTGGAGCACTGTGGTCACTTGTATTGCTCTGAATGTATACAAGGGTTGATTGAGCAAGCAAATTTCCCTCTCCAGTGTTGTGCCGAA GaatgttttaaagaaatcttTCTTGATGATGTGATTAAGATCCTCGGGGAGGACACGGATAAATTGAAGGCACTTCTGGATAAATCTATGAAACATTACTTGGAAACTCACCACGCAGAAATCATTTATTGCCCTGCTCCCGACTGTACAATGTTTTTCTTCAAGGAGGAAGTTTATAACAAAAAATGGAACTGCTCGCTCTGCCAGAATGATATATGTATCGA CTGTAATGTTGTATACCACCAAGGATATACGTGTGATATGTTTCAAGGCTCAAAAAGTGATCCTGATTATTCATTTAAG